One window from the genome of Roseisolibacter agri encodes:
- a CDS encoding DMT family transporter: MPVSRLDARLRLIAAAVLFSTGGAAIKAASLTSWQVASFRSGVAALAVWLLVPAARARWSPRVLAVAAVYAATLVLFVIANKRTTSANAIFLQSTAPLWVLLAGPALLGERTTRRDVAFMGVVALGMVCFFVGEDAPQATAPDPLGGNILAVISGVTWAATVLGLRWLGRGGARSAPVRETADEAATETPSAEGGAALTTVVAGNVLAFLACLPMALPVHGAGTADWLVVLYLGVVQIGLAYLALSSAMPHVPALEASTLLLIEPALNPGWAYLAHGERPSALSWVGGAVIVLAAVAKTWWDVRRPLPASATAR; this comes from the coding sequence ATGCCCGTCTCGCGTCTCGACGCCCGGCTCCGATTGATCGCCGCCGCCGTGCTGTTCTCCACCGGCGGCGCGGCGATCAAGGCTGCCTCGCTCACCAGCTGGCAGGTCGCGAGCTTCCGCTCGGGCGTGGCCGCGCTGGCGGTGTGGCTGCTCGTGCCGGCCGCGCGCGCGCGCTGGTCGCCGCGCGTGCTCGCCGTCGCCGCCGTCTACGCGGCGACGCTGGTGCTGTTCGTCATCGCCAACAAGCGCACGACGTCGGCGAACGCGATCTTCCTGCAGAGCACCGCGCCGCTCTGGGTGCTGCTGGCCGGCCCCGCGCTGCTCGGCGAGCGCACGACGCGGCGCGACGTCGCGTTCATGGGCGTCGTCGCACTCGGCATGGTCTGCTTCTTCGTCGGCGAGGACGCCCCGCAGGCGACCGCGCCCGACCCGCTCGGTGGCAACATCCTGGCGGTGATCAGCGGCGTCACGTGGGCGGCGACGGTGCTCGGCCTGCGCTGGCTGGGGCGCGGCGGGGCGCGGTCGGCGCCCGTGCGCGAGACCGCCGACGAGGCCGCGACCGAGACGCCGTCGGCCGAGGGCGGCGCGGCGCTCACCACCGTCGTCGCGGGCAACGTGCTCGCCTTCCTGGCCTGCCTGCCGATGGCGCTGCCGGTGCACGGCGCCGGGACCGCCGACTGGCTGGTCGTGCTCTATCTGGGCGTCGTGCAGATCGGGCTCGCCTACCTCGCGCTCAGCAGCGCGATGCCGCACGTGCCGGCGCTGGAGGCGTCCACGCTGCTGCTCATCGAGCCGGCGCTGAACCCGGGCTGGGCCTACCTCGCGCACGGCGAGCGGCCGTCCGCGCTCTCGTGGGTGGGCGGGGCGGTGATCGTCCTCGCGGCGGTGGCCAAGACGTGGTGGGACGTGCGGCGCCCGCTGCCGGCATCGGCGACGGCGAGGTAA
- a CDS encoding GntR family transcriptional regulator: MTVTPRRRRADIAETLRRRIVTAVSAGLSRRGDRLPSAREVAAEFDADPRLVLAAYRILAREGLVSIRRRSGIYVAAVPEVAGGPPVVAPGWLVDTLTAGLEQGVAAPKLGEWLRRCVTTRRVRVAVVAGSEDQLESFCGELRDDYGFDAVPFAPEAIDRPGGVPSEILNAELVAAPEPYAAALRRALPAESRVVTLELRMDIDAVWRREMQRGPLYIVISDRKTMPFLERSMAGHASAVRTLVLGQDDLGTIPDDAGVYLSRAVRRRLDGKSVRGRVLPPARTFTTRTARELLAVLVQANLNAMTAS, from the coding sequence ATGACCGTCACGCCTCGCCGCCGCCGCGCCGACATCGCCGAGACGCTCCGCCGTCGCATCGTGACCGCGGTGTCCGCCGGGCTCTCCCGGCGCGGGGATCGTCTGCCCAGCGCCCGCGAGGTCGCGGCGGAGTTCGACGCCGATCCCCGCCTCGTGCTGGCCGCGTATCGCATCCTCGCGCGCGAGGGGCTGGTGAGCATCCGGCGCCGCTCGGGGATCTACGTCGCCGCGGTGCCCGAGGTCGCGGGCGGGCCGCCGGTGGTCGCGCCCGGCTGGCTGGTCGACACGCTGACGGCCGGCCTCGAGCAGGGCGTCGCCGCGCCGAAGCTGGGCGAGTGGCTGCGCCGCTGCGTGACCACGCGGCGCGTGCGCGTCGCGGTCGTGGCCGGCAGCGAGGACCAGCTCGAGAGCTTCTGCGGCGAGCTGCGCGACGACTACGGCTTCGACGCGGTGCCGTTCGCGCCCGAGGCGATCGACCGGCCGGGCGGCGTGCCGTCCGAGATCCTGAACGCCGAGCTGGTGGCGGCGCCGGAGCCGTATGCGGCCGCGCTGCGCCGTGCGCTCCCGGCGGAGAGCCGCGTCGTCACGCTCGAGCTCCGCATGGACATCGACGCGGTGTGGCGGCGCGAGATGCAGCGCGGGCCGCTCTACATCGTCATCAGCGACCGGAAGACGATGCCCTTCCTGGAGCGCTCGATGGCCGGCCACGCCTCCGCGGTGCGCACGCTCGTCCTCGGCCAGGACGACCTGGGGACGATCCCCGACGACGCGGGCGTCTACCTGTCGCGCGCGGTGCGCCGCCGGCTGGACGGCAAGTCGGTGCGTGGGCGCGTGCTGCCGCCGGCGCGGACGTTCACCACGCGCACCGCGCGCGAGCTGCTCGCGGTGCTCGTGCAGGCGAACCTGAACGCGATGACCGCGAGCTAG
- a CDS encoding family 1 glycosylhydrolase has protein sequence MTSPATGAATGRGRDGRDAKAQRDQQQQVVETMRPEVWAGVECTVNRVGERFFDQLARNGHHVRDDDVDRLAALGVAAVRFPLLWERTSPDGVHHDWSWSDARLDRLRALGVRPVVTLLHHGSGPRDTSLLDPGFPARFAAYARAAAERYPWVEEWTPINEPLTTARFSALYGVWYPHARDDRSFARAFVHQMQAIALAMRAIRAVIPHARLVQTEDLGKTHATPALRYQAAFENERRWATADLLTGRLAPRDAMWRFLVERGGIDARVLHEFRKAPCPPDLLGINHYLTSERFLDRRLRRYPAHAHGGNGTHRYADVEAVRVLAEGTEGPEALLREAWDRHHLPLAVTEVHLACTREQQLRWLDRVWHAALRLRAGGVDVRAVTAWAAFGSFDWNSLLTRDAGHYEPGLFDVRAPSPRPTALAAMVRDLATHGRCEHPALAGPGWWEAPERLIYPPARRHGASVLDRREAGASLLRVPLRESAPRAPRPVLVTGAHGTLGRAVARACAMRGLAYVALGRAELDAADAAAVEAALAAHDPWAVVNCAGFVRVDDAEREREACWRGNVHGPATLAQACARRGVRLATFSSDLVFGDAAEPRPFVEDDPVAPRNVYGASKAEAEQRVQGLMPEALVVRTSAFFGPWDEWNFLTIALRELSAGNAFRALADVTVSPTYVPELADATLDLLVDGERGVWHLASESALTWLDFARLGAERAGVDASRLVPIALADARLPAARPHWSVLGSARGPLLGAVENAICHYLAARGAPQLPPPRPLSSRRARARARVAA, from the coding sequence GTGACGTCGCCGGCCACCGGCGCCGCGACGGGCCGGGGGCGGGACGGACGGGACGCGAAGGCGCAGCGCGACCAGCAGCAGCAGGTGGTGGAGACCATGCGGCCCGAGGTCTGGGCAGGCGTCGAGTGCACGGTCAACCGAGTGGGCGAGCGGTTCTTCGACCAGCTCGCCCGCAACGGCCACCACGTGCGCGACGACGACGTCGATCGCCTCGCGGCGCTCGGCGTCGCGGCCGTGCGCTTCCCGCTGCTGTGGGAGCGCACGTCGCCCGACGGCGTGCATCACGACTGGTCGTGGAGCGACGCGCGCCTCGATCGGCTGCGCGCGCTCGGCGTCCGTCCCGTCGTCACGCTCCTGCACCACGGCTCCGGTCCGCGCGACACGTCGCTGCTCGATCCCGGCTTCCCCGCCCGCTTCGCCGCCTACGCGCGCGCGGCGGCCGAGCGCTACCCGTGGGTCGAGGAGTGGACGCCGATCAACGAGCCGCTGACGACGGCGCGCTTCAGCGCGCTCTACGGCGTCTGGTATCCGCACGCGCGCGACGACCGCAGCTTCGCGCGCGCGTTCGTGCACCAGATGCAGGCGATCGCGCTCGCGATGCGCGCGATCCGCGCCGTGATCCCGCACGCGCGCCTCGTGCAGACCGAGGACCTGGGCAAGACGCACGCGACGCCCGCGCTGCGCTACCAGGCCGCGTTCGAGAACGAGCGCCGCTGGGCGACCGCCGACCTGCTCACCGGACGCCTCGCGCCCCGCGACGCCATGTGGCGCTTCCTCGTGGAGCGCGGCGGCATCGACGCGCGCGTGCTGCACGAGTTCCGCAAGGCGCCCTGCCCGCCCGACCTGCTGGGCATCAACCACTACCTCACGAGCGAGCGCTTCCTCGATCGGCGGCTGCGGCGCTATCCCGCGCACGCGCACGGCGGCAACGGCACGCACCGCTACGCCGACGTCGAGGCGGTGCGCGTGCTGGCCGAGGGCACCGAGGGGCCGGAGGCGCTGCTGCGCGAGGCCTGGGACCGCCACCATCTGCCGCTCGCGGTGACGGAGGTGCACCTCGCCTGCACGCGCGAGCAGCAGCTGCGCTGGCTGGACCGGGTGTGGCACGCGGCGCTGCGGCTGCGCGCGGGCGGCGTGGACGTGCGCGCGGTGACCGCGTGGGCAGCGTTCGGCTCGTTCGACTGGAACTCGCTGCTGACGCGCGACGCCGGCCACTACGAGCCCGGGCTGTTCGACGTGCGCGCGCCGTCGCCGCGGCCCACCGCGCTCGCGGCGATGGTGCGCGACCTCGCGACGCACGGGCGCTGCGAGCATCCGGCGCTCGCCGGGCCGGGATGGTGGGAGGCGCCCGAGCGGCTGATCTACCCGCCCGCCCGCCGGCACGGCGCGTCGGTGCTCGACCGCCGCGAGGCTGGCGCCTCGCTCCTGCGCGTGCCGCTGCGCGAGTCCGCGCCGCGCGCGCCGCGTCCGGTGCTGGTGACCGGTGCGCACGGGACGCTCGGCCGCGCGGTCGCGCGCGCCTGCGCCATGCGCGGGCTCGCGTACGTCGCGCTCGGCCGTGCGGAGCTGGACGCCGCCGACGCGGCCGCCGTCGAGGCGGCGCTGGCCGCGCACGATCCGTGGGCCGTCGTCAACTGCGCGGGCTTCGTGCGCGTGGACGACGCGGAGCGCGAGCGCGAGGCGTGCTGGCGCGGCAACGTGCACGGCCCCGCGACGCTGGCGCAGGCGTGCGCGCGGCGCGGCGTGCGCCTCGCGACCTTCTCGTCGGACCTGGTGTTCGGCGACGCCGCGGAGCCGCGCCCGTTCGTCGAGGACGATCCCGTCGCGCCGCGCAACGTCTACGGCGCCAGCAAGGCCGAGGCGGAGCAGCGCGTCCAGGGGCTGATGCCGGAGGCGCTCGTCGTGCGCACGAGCGCGTTCTTCGGCCCGTGGGACGAGTGGAACTTCCTCACCATCGCGCTGCGCGAGCTGTCCGCCGGCAACGCCTTCCGCGCGCTGGCGGACGTCACCGTCTCGCCGACGTACGTCCCCGAGCTCGCGGACGCGACGCTCGACCTGCTGGTGGACGGCGAGCGCGGCGTGTGGCACCTCGCGAGCGAGAGCGCGCTCACCTGGCTCGACTTCGCGCGCCTGGGCGCGGAGCGCGCGGGCGTGGACGCGTCGCGACTGGTGCCGATCGCGCTGGCAGACGCGCGGCTGCCCGCGGCGCGGCCGCACTGGTCCGTGCTCGGCTCCGCGCGCGGCCCGCTGCTCGGGGCCGTCGAGAACGCGATTTGCCACTACCTCGCGGCGCGCGGCGCGCCGCAGCTCCCGCCGCCGCGCCCGCTGTCGTCGCGCCGCGCGCGCGCCCGGGCACGCGTCGCGGCCTGA
- a CDS encoding protoporphyrinogen/coproporphyrinogen oxidase yields MSQSHAVSESERKIVILGAGPTGLAAGYRLQELGYRNFQVIEARHKVGGLASSETSPNGFTYDIGGHVLFSHYEYFDRLFDRLMGDEYQELVREAWVWMCGRFLPYPLQNNIRGLPKEVVLEIVLGLIEAQKEPLDLAKIENFEQLIMKQFGAGLAKYFMMPYNFKVWAHPPRMMNKEWIGERVALPSLARVLGNVILDRDDAGWGPNNTFKYPRYGGTGGLFERIVPHIREHLQLERPAVRVDPAAKVVTFADGSTESYDVLMSTLPMDKLVGMTGGAAPDVVREEAGRLRHSGSFIVGVGVDRPADTTKCWMYYPEGDCPFYRVTYLSNYSPEVVPDHTRQHSLLAEISHSEFKPEDRETIVDQTIEGMLNVRLLDESDVPRIVDTYVIERDYTYPTPSLERDAALRTIHPWLHERDVYSRGRFGAWRYEVGNMDHSVAQGVEWVNRVVLGQADDELTYQAKRGC; encoded by the coding sequence ATGTCGCAGTCGCACGCCGTCTCGGAGTCGGAGCGCAAGATCGTGATCCTCGGGGCGGGACCGACGGGGCTCGCGGCCGGCTACCGGCTGCAGGAGCTCGGCTACCGCAACTTCCAGGTGATCGAGGCACGTCACAAGGTCGGCGGCCTGGCGTCGAGCGAGACGAGCCCGAACGGCTTCACGTACGACATCGGCGGCCACGTCCTGTTCTCGCACTACGAGTACTTCGACCGCCTGTTCGACCGCCTGATGGGCGACGAGTACCAGGAGCTGGTGCGAGAGGCCTGGGTGTGGATGTGCGGGCGCTTCCTCCCCTACCCGCTGCAGAACAACATCCGCGGGCTGCCGAAGGAGGTCGTGCTCGAGATCGTGCTCGGCCTGATCGAGGCGCAGAAGGAGCCGCTCGACCTGGCGAAGATCGAGAACTTCGAGCAGCTGATCATGAAGCAGTTCGGGGCCGGGCTCGCGAAGTACTTCATGATGCCGTACAACTTCAAGGTGTGGGCGCACCCGCCGCGCATGATGAACAAGGAGTGGATCGGCGAGCGCGTGGCGCTGCCGTCGCTCGCGCGCGTGCTGGGCAACGTGATCCTCGACCGCGACGACGCCGGCTGGGGCCCGAACAACACCTTCAAGTACCCGCGCTACGGCGGCACGGGCGGGCTGTTCGAGCGCATCGTCCCGCACATCAGGGAGCACCTGCAGCTGGAGCGCCCCGCGGTGCGCGTGGACCCGGCGGCGAAGGTCGTGACGTTCGCGGACGGGAGCACGGAGTCGTACGACGTGCTGATGTCGACGCTGCCGATGGACAAGCTGGTCGGGATGACCGGCGGCGCGGCGCCCGACGTCGTGCGCGAGGAGGCGGGCCGGCTGCGCCACTCGGGATCGTTCATCGTCGGCGTCGGCGTGGACCGCCCGGCCGACACGACGAAGTGCTGGATGTACTATCCCGAGGGCGACTGCCCGTTCTACCGGGTCACCTACCTCTCGAACTACTCGCCCGAGGTGGTGCCCGACCACACGCGCCAGCACTCGCTGCTCGCGGAGATCTCGCACTCGGAGTTCAAGCCCGAGGACCGCGAGACGATCGTCGACCAGACGATCGAGGGGATGCTGAACGTGCGGCTGCTCGACGAGTCGGACGTCCCGCGCATCGTGGACACGTACGTCATCGAGCGCGACTACACGTACCCGACGCCGAGCCTGGAGCGGGACGCGGCGCTGCGCACGATCCACCCGTGGCTGCACGAGCGCGACGTCTACTCGCGCGGGCGCTTCGGCGCGTGGCGCTACGAGGTGGGCAACATGGACCACTCGGTGGCGCAGGGCGTCGAGTGGGTGAACCGCGTGGTGCTCGGGCAGGCGGACGACGAGCTGACCTACCAGGCGAAGCGCGGCTGCTGA
- a CDS encoding vitamin K epoxide reductase family protein translates to MTYRMAVALVALVDSIVALYLHLWKIGLAGTLSCGAEHGCEVVQLSSYGWFLGVDVALIGAVGWAAVFVVAVLGTLPRWEDARWPTVALSALVLPALLFTLRLKYGEFIVLRSFCPWCAINAVIVVIASVLVALDGRRLRRLDADDVDDAPVPA, encoded by the coding sequence ATGACCTACCGCATGGCCGTCGCGCTCGTCGCGCTCGTCGACTCGATCGTCGCCCTCTACCTGCACCTCTGGAAGATCGGGCTCGCCGGCACGCTGTCGTGCGGCGCCGAGCACGGGTGCGAGGTCGTGCAGCTCAGCTCCTACGGCTGGTTCCTGGGCGTCGACGTGGCGCTCATCGGCGCCGTCGGGTGGGCCGCCGTGTTCGTCGTCGCGGTGCTCGGCACGCTGCCCCGGTGGGAGGATGCGCGCTGGCCCACCGTCGCGCTCTCCGCGCTCGTCCTTCCCGCGCTCCTCTTCACGCTGCGGCTCAAGTACGGCGAGTTCATCGTGCTGCGCAGCTTCTGCCCGTGGTGCGCGATCAACGCGGTCATCGTCGTGATCGCGTCGGTGCTCGTCGCGCTCGACGGGCGGCGCCTGCGGCGGCTGGACGCGGACGACGTGGACGACGCGCCGGTGCCCGCGTGA
- a CDS encoding TonB-dependent receptor family protein, translating into MSVRRAGALAAALAAGAQGAGAQTAPRDTLARRDSAARALPPVVTTVLRSTFDPVRAPFAVSATTRAEVQGARPGLGLDEALRAVPGVQADNRFNAALGEKLSVRGFGARTQFGVRGVKVLVDGVPATMPDGQTTLNHVELGALERAEVVRGPASALYGNAAGGVLQLTTEPAPDATLGQRVRVVGGSDGLTRVQSTTGGRTADGRGDWLLSAGRLAYDGFRDFSDQRSTRVLANAGWTGAPGALRAAFAWVDYDAKNPGALADTARRRDPTQAFANNRRQQTGEAGRHGQLGLTWRRDVGPGAIDASAYGLARRLDNPIPVRVVALDRHAGGLRAAYTLGLGADSGAAPVQLAFGGEWQRQRDDRQNYANNQGARGALALDQLERVTNAAAFAQATASLGARATLLAGLRHDRVRFAAEDRLVSASNPDDSGERTLQATSPSLGVNVAVAPWLRVYANGAYAFETPTTTELANRPTGAGGFNPELEPQRARSVEGGLTASGALGRLLAGSVQLSVFHARLDDALQPYEVPGAAGRQFFRNAGRAVHRGVETAATLAVGPAVAVRAAYTGLDARFREYTVGDSSYAGRRVPGVAPRRFDLAVTWRGPREALVAVEQRAQSWSMADDANRARSPGWLLTTVRAASPALRLGGVSLAPFAGVTNVFDVKWDAAVTVNAAGARYYEPGTPRALYVGADLAGAIGRR; encoded by the coding sequence GTGAGCGTGCGCCGGGCAGGGGCGCTCGCGGCCGCGCTGGCGGCGGGCGCACAGGGCGCGGGCGCGCAGACGGCGCCACGCGACACGCTCGCGCGCCGCGACAGCGCCGCGCGCGCGCTGCCGCCCGTCGTCACGACGGTGCTGCGCTCGACGTTCGACCCGGTGCGCGCGCCGTTCGCGGTGTCGGCCACCACGCGCGCCGAGGTGCAGGGCGCGCGGCCGGGGCTCGGGCTCGACGAGGCGCTGCGGGCAGTGCCCGGCGTCCAGGCCGACAACCGCTTCAACGCGGCGCTCGGCGAGAAGCTCTCGGTGCGCGGCTTCGGCGCGCGCACGCAGTTCGGCGTGCGCGGCGTGAAGGTGCTGGTGGACGGCGTGCCCGCGACCATGCCCGACGGGCAGACGACGCTCAACCACGTCGAGCTGGGCGCGCTGGAGCGCGCGGAGGTCGTGCGCGGCCCCGCGTCGGCGCTCTACGGCAACGCGGCGGGCGGCGTGCTGCAGCTCACGACCGAGCCCGCGCCCGACGCGACGCTCGGCCAGCGCGTGCGCGTCGTGGGCGGCAGCGACGGGCTCACGCGCGTGCAGAGCACGACCGGCGGCCGCACCGCCGACGGGCGCGGCGACTGGCTGCTCTCCGCGGGCCGGCTGGCGTACGACGGCTTCCGCGACTTCAGCGACCAGCGCAGCACGCGCGTGCTCGCGAACGCCGGCTGGACCGGCGCGCCGGGCGCGCTGCGCGCGGCCTTCGCGTGGGTGGACTACGACGCGAAGAATCCGGGCGCGCTCGCCGACACGGCGCGCCGCCGCGATCCCACGCAGGCGTTCGCCAACAACCGGAGGCAGCAGACCGGCGAGGCGGGGCGGCACGGACAGCTCGGCCTGACGTGGCGGCGCGACGTCGGCCCCGGCGCGATCGACGCCAGCGCGTACGGCCTCGCGCGGCGGCTCGACAATCCGATCCCGGTGCGCGTCGTCGCGCTCGACCGGCACGCGGGCGGGCTGCGCGCGGCGTACACGCTGGGCCTGGGCGCCGACTCGGGCGCGGCGCCGGTGCAGCTCGCGTTCGGCGGCGAGTGGCAGCGCCAGCGCGACGACCGGCAGAACTACGCGAACAACCAGGGCGCGCGCGGCGCCCTCGCGCTGGACCAGCTGGAGCGCGTCACCAACGCCGCCGCCTTCGCGCAGGCGACGGCGTCGCTCGGCGCGCGCGCGACGCTGCTCGCCGGGCTGCGGCACGACCGCGTGCGCTTCGCGGCCGAGGACCGGTTGGTGTCGGCCTCGAATCCCGACGACTCGGGTGAGCGCACGCTGCAGGCGACGTCGCCGTCGCTCGGCGTGAACGTCGCCGTCGCGCCGTGGCTGCGCGTCTACGCCAACGGCGCGTACGCGTTCGAGACGCCGACGACGACCGAGCTCGCGAACCGTCCCACGGGCGCGGGCGGCTTCAATCCCGAGCTGGAGCCGCAGCGCGCGCGCAGCGTCGAGGGCGGCCTCACCGCGTCGGGCGCGCTCGGGCGGCTGCTCGCGGGGAGCGTGCAGCTCTCCGTGTTCCACGCGCGGCTCGACGACGCGTTGCAGCCGTACGAGGTGCCGGGTGCCGCGGGGCGGCAGTTCTTCCGCAACGCGGGGCGCGCGGTGCATCGCGGCGTGGAGACCGCGGCGACGCTGGCCGTCGGACCGGCGGTGGCGGTGCGTGCGGCGTACACGGGGCTCGACGCGCGCTTCCGCGAGTACACGGTGGGCGACAGCTCGTATGCGGGGCGGCGCGTGCCTGGCGTCGCGCCGCGCCGCTTCGACCTCGCGGTGACGTGGCGCGGGCCGCGCGAGGCGCTGGTGGCCGTCGAGCAGCGCGCGCAGTCGTGGAGCATGGCCGACGACGCCAACCGCGCGCGCTCGCCCGGCTGGCTGCTCACCACCGTGCGTGCCGCCAGCCCCGCGCTGCGGCTCGGGGGCGTGTCGCTCGCGCCGTTCGCGGGCGTCACCAACGTCTTCGACGTGAAGTGGGACGCGGCCGTGACCGTGAACGCGGCGGGCGCGCGCTACTACGAGCCGGGCACGCCGCGCGCGCTCTACGTGGGCGCGGACCTCGCGGGCGCGATCGGGCGACGGTGA
- a CDS encoding glycosyltransferase — translation MTRLVDRTERASRLATDFDAPIVVQSHLRWDFVWQRPQQLLSRFATSSPILFVEEPVWADDLATPTLELTTPMRGVTRAIPRLPSALRGDEAIVATRTLLLQAMARGGPLAGQFTAPVQWFYTPMPAPVMLGAFGERAVVYDCMDELSQFRFAPPELVERERLLVSRADVVFTGGYRLWQSKSRLHPNVHFFGCGVDSAHFAKARLSETPRPADLPDGDAPILGYYGVIDERIDYALIAELAARLPESQVVMVGPVVKVDPRELPQAPNLHWLGQKQYAELPAYAKHFDVALMPFALNEATEYINPTKTLEYMAAGKPIVSTAVADVVRNFTPIVKVARSHDGFVAAVRAAATCPEPELIARGIGMAKDASWESIVGTMQGLIAAALQQREAPRHPEVARAASSSRLATAGAGRDLVGGEELTA, via the coding sequence ATGACCCGACTCGTGGACCGGACCGAGCGCGCCTCGCGCCTCGCCACCGATTTCGACGCGCCCATCGTGGTGCAGAGCCATCTCCGGTGGGACTTCGTGTGGCAGCGCCCGCAGCAGCTGCTCTCCCGGTTCGCGACGTCGAGCCCGATCCTGTTCGTCGAGGAGCCGGTGTGGGCCGACGACCTCGCGACGCCGACGCTCGAGCTGACGACGCCGATGCGCGGGGTCACGCGCGCGATCCCGCGCCTGCCGTCGGCGCTGCGCGGTGACGAGGCGATCGTCGCCACGCGCACGCTGCTGCTGCAGGCGATGGCGCGCGGCGGCCCGCTCGCCGGCCAGTTCACCGCGCCCGTGCAGTGGTTCTACACGCCGATGCCCGCGCCCGTGATGCTCGGCGCGTTCGGCGAGCGCGCGGTCGTCTACGACTGCATGGACGAGCTGTCGCAGTTCCGCTTCGCGCCGCCCGAGCTGGTGGAGCGCGAGCGCCTGCTGGTCTCGCGCGCCGACGTCGTGTTCACCGGCGGCTACCGCCTGTGGCAGTCGAAGTCGCGCCTGCACCCGAACGTGCACTTCTTCGGCTGCGGCGTCGACTCGGCGCACTTCGCGAAGGCGCGCCTCTCGGAGACGCCGCGCCCCGCCGACCTCCCCGACGGCGACGCGCCGATCCTCGGCTACTACGGCGTGATCGACGAGCGCATCGACTACGCGCTGATCGCCGAGCTGGCCGCGCGCCTGCCCGAGTCGCAGGTCGTGATGGTGGGCCCGGTCGTGAAGGTCGATCCGCGCGAGCTCCCGCAGGCGCCGAACCTCCACTGGCTGGGCCAGAAGCAGTACGCCGAGCTCCCGGCGTACGCCAAGCACTTCGACGTGGCACTGATGCCGTTCGCGCTCAACGAGGCGACCGAGTACATCAACCCGACGAAGACGCTCGAGTACATGGCCGCCGGCAAGCCGATCGTCTCGACCGCGGTCGCCGACGTCGTGCGCAACTTCACGCCGATCGTGAAGGTCGCCCGCTCGCACGACGGCTTCGTGGCCGCGGTGCGCGCCGCCGCCACCTGCCCCGAGCCCGAGCTGATCGCGCGCGGCATCGGCATGGCGAAGGACGCGTCGTGGGAGTCGATCGTCGGCACGATGCAGGGCCTGATCGCGGCCGCGCTGCAGCAGCGCGAGGCGCCGCGGCACCCGGAGGTCGCGCGCGCCGCGTCGTCGTCGCGGCTGGCGACCGCCGGCGCGGGGCGCGACCTGGTGGGCGGAGAGGAGCTGACCGCGTGA
- a CDS encoding DEAD/DEAH box helicase: MSFSSFGLHPDLLRGVQEMGFSTPTPIQQQAIPPGLEGRDLLACAMTGSGKTAAFLLPIIQRLLARPGRGTRALVLTPTRELAAQIEEHLRALAAHTKVRGAAIFGGVGMGPQEQAFRSGVEILVATPGRLLDHLKQPYAKLDGLEVLVLDEADRMLDMGFLPDIKRVLAHLPKDRQTLFFSATMPAPIAQLADHMLRQPVTLNQERKAAPATGITQALYPVREELKAQLFLELLKRGELKDVIVFTRTKHRSNRLYDFLTKHGIRCERIHGNRSQAQRTQALAGFKSGAVQVLVATDIVARGIDVEELSHVVNFDVPHLPEDYIHRVGRTARADATGDAFTFVSPEEESDLKAIERAVGKRIPRLTVAGFDYAARPTERFEVPLAERIAEIRKRKQEERARAKEKAERKLQRQNEEAARVAAKESSRGGRGPRPVSSGAPATPSRPAPARPARDANGPYAQESAGGESGRRRRRGGRGRSASFGGR, encoded by the coding sequence ATGTCGTTCTCCAGCTTCGGTCTGCACCCCGATCTCCTGCGCGGCGTCCAGGAGATGGGTTTCTCCACTCCGACGCCAATCCAGCAGCAGGCCATCCCGCCCGGCCTCGAAGGGCGTGACCTCCTCGCCTGCGCCATGACCGGGAGCGGCAAGACCGCCGCCTTCCTGCTGCCCATCATCCAGCGTCTGCTGGCCCGTCCGGGCCGCGGCACGCGCGCCCTCGTCCTGACGCCCACGCGCGAGCTCGCGGCGCAGATCGAGGAGCACCTCCGCGCGCTCGCCGCGCACACCAAGGTCCGCGGCGCCGCCATCTTCGGCGGCGTGGGCATGGGCCCGCAGGAGCAGGCCTTCCGCAGCGGCGTCGAGATCCTCGTCGCCACGCCGGGCCGCCTGCTGGACCACCTGAAGCAGCCGTACGCGAAGCTCGACGGGCTCGAGGTCCTCGTCCTCGACGAGGCGGACCGCATGCTCGACATGGGCTTCCTGCCCGACATCAAGCGCGTCCTCGCCCACCTGCCCAAGGACCGGCAGACGCTGTTCTTCTCGGCCACGATGCCGGCGCCCATCGCCCAGCTCGCGGACCACATGCTGCGGCAGCCGGTGACGCTGAACCAGGAGCGCAAGGCGGCGCCGGCCACCGGCATCACGCAGGCGCTCTACCCGGTGCGCGAGGAGCTCAAGGCGCAGCTCTTCCTCGAGCTGCTGAAGCGCGGGGAGCTGAAGGACGTCATCGTCTTCACGCGCACCAAGCACCGCTCCAACCGGCTGTACGACTTCCTCACGAAGCACGGCATCCGCTGCGAGCGCATCCACGGCAACCGCTCCCAGGCGCAGCGCACGCAGGCGCTGGCCGGCTTCAAGAGCGGCGCGGTGCAGGTGCTGGTGGCGACGGACATCGTCGCGCGCGGCATCGACGTCGAGGAGCTGAGCCACGTCGTCAACTTCGACGTGCCGCACCTGCCGGAGGACTACATCCACCGCGTGGGCCGCACGGCGCGCGCGGACGCGACGGGCGACGCCTTCACCTTCGTCTCGCCGGAGGAGGAGAGCGACCTGAAGGCGATCGAGCGCGCGGTGGGGAAGCGCATCCCGCGCCTCACGGTCGCAGGCTTCGACTACGCCGCGCGCCCGACGGAGCGCTTCGAGGTGCCGCTCGCCGAGCGCATCGCGGAGATCCGCAAGCGCAAGCAGGAGGAGCGCGCGCGCGCCAAGGAGAAGGCCGAGCGGAAGCTGCAGCGCCAGAACGAGGAGGCCGCGCGCGTGGCGGCGAAGGAGTCCTCGCGCGGCGGCCGCGGCCCGCGTCCGGTGTCGTCCGGCGCGCCCGCCACGCCGTCGCGTCCGGCGCCCGCGCGTCCCGCGCGCGACGCGAACGGCCCGTACGCGCAGGAGTCCGCCGGTGGCGAGAGCGGTCGTCGGCGTCGTCGTGGCGGACGCGGCCGATCGGCGTCGTTCGGCGGTCGCTGA